The genomic region TTCAGCTTCAGCCTGTTCAAATGTACCTTTATCAATAATCTGTGGATAATAACCGTCTCCAAGATACCGCTTATTTGTAAGCATCTTTGCAATTGTTGAATGGTATCCCTTTATCCCTGCTTCTTTGGCAGCATTACTTAGAGAAAGGCCCGAGAGGTAAATGCGGTAAAGTTCCTTAACTCTTGCTGCTGCTTCTTGGTCAATAACCGCTGCGCCTTTTTCGATTTTATATCCATAAGGTATGTGTGGCATTTATCTTTTCATCCTTTCTCTCAGTGTAATGCCGCATTTTAGCTCAAAACCTATTTCAGTTGGTGAAAAGGCAATAATTCTATCAACAAACTGTTCAAATCGGTCCTCATCAAATTCTAGGATGGCATCAGTTCTTGAAACATATTTTATAAGCTGTTCCAGCTCGGTCACTCTATTTACTTCACCATTGATTGACCGATAGAGCATATCCTTTTTCTCTTTTAGATTTTTAGCTTCTTCGATTAGCTCATTCTTTTGACTATTAAAAAGAGCAGGCTCCAGATACCCTTTCGTCATAAGATTTACTAGCACTTTAAGCTGTTCAGCGTTTTCTTCGATTTTCGACTCAATTGCCTGCGCTTGATTAATATTAACCGCATAATCTGTGGACTTTAAACTTTGAAGAAGTGGTCTTAGCATTACTTTATAGGAGTAGATCAGTTTATTCATCATTAGTATAAAAGCTTCATGAATTCTGTCTTCTCTAATGTAAATCATGGAACATTTTTCAATATTTGAGATATGTTTGGAACAGCACCATGCGATATACTTATTTCTTTTTGAACTGTGAATTCTTCTTTTGAAGGTGCTGCCACATTCACCGCATATAACTTTTGTTGAAAGAGGATAGCGGTTTAAATATTTACTGCAGTCTTTTTTGACCCCTTTTTCTTTTCCCCGCTGTTTGATTGCTTCATTTGCAGCTTCAAAATCAGTATGACTGATGATGGCTTCGTGGTGGTTTTCTATAAAGTACTGATCCAATTCACCTCTATTTCTTCGCCTGGTAAAAGTCTCATCGGTATAAGTTTTTTGCATGAGCAAATCTCCAGTATACTTTTCATTTTGAAGAATGCCCCGGATCGTGTTTGCTCTCCATTGGCCACCCTTTTTTGTGGGCACCCCATCAGAATTTAGTTCTTGAGCGATCCGTTCAGTACCCTTTCCCGATAACGCATCTGTAAAGATTCGTTTGACGACCTCAGCCTGCTTTTGATTTACGACCATGCTTCCATCTACATAGTCATACCCATAGGGCGGGTAGGAAATCTTATAGGTTCCATTTTTAAACCTTCTTTTAATGGCCCATTTGCTATTCTCTGAAATTGAGATTGATTCGTTTTCTGCTAGGCTACTTAAAATGCTTAGCATCAACTCGCTGTCCATATACTGTGTATTGATGTTTTCCTTCTCGAAATAAATAAATACCCCAATGTTAGTCAACTTTCTGACAAGCTCTAAGCAATCCGTTGTGTTTCTTGCAAATCTACTAATTGATTTCGTTATGATGAAGTCAATTTTTCGCTCCTCACAATCTTTAATGAGTCTCTGAAGCTCTGCTCGGTTTTCCTTTTTAGTTCCTGAAATACCTTCATCATAATATATCCCTACAAAATCCCAGTCAGAGTTTGCTTTAATATAAGTTTCATAGTGGTGCTTTTGCACATCAAGGCTGACCAGCTGTTTTACATTGTCTGTTGAGACCCTGGCATAGGCCGCAACACGAAGCTTGGTTTTTTTAGCCGCCACACTTTCGTTTTCTTGTATTTTTGTCACCTTTCTCACCTGATTCACCTCCTTTAAGGTCTGTTACATATTACCTCTGAACGCCCACTATATCAAGGTTTATCAGGCATTAGCTGTGCTAAAATAGGGGAGTAAGATTTCCGATTTAAAAGCATGATTTTACTAAATTCTTCTTGGGATATAAGCTCCTTTTCTAGCATCTTACGAAGAACTTTTTCACCCCGATGATAATCAAATTCTCTTTGAAGCTGTTCATGACTGATAGGCTTTCGGCCTGAAACCGCCAGTGGGTTTTGCTCTTTAGTGATCTTTGTAATTTCCATATAGGCAACCTCCGTTTCTACAGGACCCCTGTACCTATATGCAAAAAATTAAAGACAATCGAACCCCTAAAAAGGCATAAAAAATAACCCGAAGAGCTTTTACACTCCTCGGGTTATTAATACTGTTAAATTCATTCATACCTCATATACGCATCAAACCCTGCTTTTTGCAAGCGGTCCATTAATGCCTTTGCATTTTCCTCTTTGCCAAAAGCACCCACTTGAACTCGATATAGTTTTTCCGGTGCTGCCCCTTTTTCTTCTTTTTCCACATCCACCAGTTCTAAAATCTCTTTATCAACCCATGTCATAATGCCCGGTGATTCGTCCCCTGTACGCTTGTGGATTTTCTTTCCTAGCAGTACCGCCTTTCTACCACCTCTTAAGACTGTTTTTCCGTTCGAGCGATTTTGGGTGATTTTATGATTCGTGCTTTTTACCCAAGACGGAATTTGGGGCCCATTAGGATAATAACGATTTGCAGCGTCTTTGATTTTCACAATATCTCCTACATAAAAATCTTCATTTTTAGGATTTTTTAACCCTATCTTCACAGCAGCTCTAAAACTGTCCATACTCTCTCCATGCTTAGGAAACCAATGATCGGGGTCTGCATGATTGCTGGCAATTCCCTGCCTGTGACCTTCAGCGTGACCAATGATATCTTTCTCAGTTAAGCCGTGCTTTTTGCATAAAAATACACATAAATCTACTGCATTTTTCCAAGCAGCTCTAAAATAGGCTTCATTTTTCTTTACGTCATAGCCAACCATGGTAGCACCTCGAAATGAATGTCCTGCAGGTTCACAAATCTCAAAACCAATGTGGGTATTATTCGCAGCTCCTCCTGCATGCCACCCCCTATGGTTCCAAGGCAGGTACTGCCATATCTCTTTATCATCTAAAAAGGCATGAACACAAACCTGCCTGTTAATCTCTCCGGCTCTGTAGGATTTATTCCACCTACTAAACCAGGAACCTGCCATCACTCCCGGTGTTGCTGTGGAATGAACCATGATGCCTTTCGGTGTAATGGTTCTACCTGCTGTATAGCAATCATTTCTAGTCATAAATTTAGTTTTTAAATTACTTAACGTCATCCTTACCCTCTCCTTCTTTAAGTTGTTCTAAGACCTCTACCAGTTTTTCTGGTACTGGCAGACCAAGTCTTGTTGCATTTTCTGTGATGCTAATTCCTTCATTGGAAAGATAAAAAAAGATGACAGCCGTGCGGATAGCACCTCCATCACCAATTACGTTGCTGTCGATTACATTGGCAATCCCTACAAGTACAAAAATAACTACCTTTTGAAATATCCCCTTAGCACCTATATCGCTTGAGAGATGCCTTTCAACTATAGCGCACATCACACCTAAAATATAATCCACAACTACAAAGGCTATTAAGGCATACAAAAAGCCATCAACTCCCCCTAAAAACCACCCGACATAACCGCCGACTGCAGCAAATGCGATTTGAGCGTAGGTCAGTATTTCCTTCATTAACTTCCCTCACTTTCTTTTTAATTTATCTATATAAAAAGGCGCTTTATGGTAAAAAGGTAGTTAACCTTTAAATCATAAGGCCTTAGTTTATATCACTAATCCTCATCATAAATTCTGCTGCTAGATTTATGTTGAGTTATCTTACTTATATAATCTGTTAGCCTGCCTTGGCCGATTTGGCCACCGCTATCTACTATAAACTCAGTAGAAAAACCTCCCTTTCCAAACCTGTGCCGTATTTGAGTTATAAGGCCTAAATTATCGGCACCTTTTTCATCTATAATCACAGCTTCATCTCCAATTAGAAGATAGGGTCTAAAGGGCCCAGTGAAGGTTTCAACCTTCCCGACGTATTCTAACTGTTTAGCTATAGTGTTGGCATATTTTTGTGCATCGTCTTTGGTTGTTCCTTCAGGTATAGTTACATACAGAGTTTTATTTCCTCTTAGGTTCCAGCCTTGATAGGCTTTTACGTCTTTATAAATTTGAATTTCAAACCCTCTGTTATGGACACAAACCCTTCTGTAAGAGTCCATATCATCTCGAACTATGTTTCTTGAGAAAACTTCACTACCTCTTTGAAATTGGTAGGTACTTCTAGTATTAAAAGCTCCATAACTATTGTTGCCTGCTACAAGGCTTCCATCTACTAACTCTTCTATTTTCCAGTTGTCTTCACTTTTTAAAATATCTTTTATTCCGCTAAGATAATCCATATTAGGGTCAAATTCATAGCCTGCTTTAACGTTAGATGCTTGTACCACTATGTTATATGGACTAACTCCAGCTAAAATTAAAATATCTTTTATATGCTCGTGGATGTGTTTATAACTTAAAACTGTATTTTCATCAAAGGACTGATCTTTAAGTGCTTTTCCCATTAAGTTTCTACCGTTACAAGAAGCAGCGTGATCTAGCAATCTGTAATTAGATCTATCAATATAAAATCTTCCTAAATCGTAAAAATCACTATCTCCCATCTTAAAGCTAAAGTTTATCCTTGAGCCTGGGGTAAGGTAAGACTCATGCTCTGAAACTCCTACATTTCCTTGTTTTTCAGGGTCAGGGTTTTTAACATTTTCTACACTTAAGTCAAAGCTAGATACCGGGCTATTTATATCATACTGAATACTTGCATTTTCTAAATATGGGCTTAAATCTATCTCAAGCTCATAGATTAAAAGCTTATGGATATCACCGGTCTTGTAAGCTCCAACCGCACCAAAGCCACCTAAAAGGTTAATACCAAAATACTTTATATCATCATCTACAGATATATCCACCTTTTGTTCAAACTTCCTTTGGCTCCAAGTACCTAAAGGTGTTTGCGTTGCCTTTCCATAAAGTCTTCCGTTTTCCATTGATAGTACTTGAGCCTCATTGTCATAAAAATGGAGAAGGTCAGGACTTTTACCCTGACCAACTTCTTGTACCTTTTCAAATTCTAAACGCATCCTATCCACCTCACATACTTAACCTTCTCCAAACTGTATCTCAAAGGAAACATCTAACACATAACCCTCTGTCTTAGGTATATAAGGCACCGTATAATCTGCTGTAATCGTGGCACCTTCATTAGGAGGCGTGTTAAAAACAACTGTTGGCGTTTTATAGTTTTCATTTAGCATCCTAACAGAATGAATGGTAGATGTTGAACTATCGTGGCCTGAAAATCTAAACCGTAGATATTCATATGGCTCTTCTATAGTGTAGGTATAAGTGCTTGGATCCCACCCTCCATCTGAAGCTGAGTAAATTTGTTCAAATTCTTCCCCATCATTTGAGCCATCTACATATACATAGGCCCGCCTTGCGGTAAATAAATATTCCCCTTCAAGGACAAACTCTAATGTCTTACCTACTATTTTACTTGGATCTACCTTTACTACAGTTGTTGGCAAAAGCTCGGCGTACTCAGGTTTTCCGTTAAAAGGGCTTGAAAATATATTAAGGTTATTTGGATTTAATGATAAATCTATAGCCTTCCAAAGAGGAAGCTTTTCTCGATACGATCCACTTTCTATATTCTTTAGTGTAATGTTTTCTGCCTTTTGCCCATCAACCTTTATATCTACATCAAAAATATCATACCTTTTTAAGTCAAACTCAGTAGTTTCCCCATCTCCAACTCCAATATTTTGCTCTTCTAATCTAAAAGGCTGCCATTTAGTTGAGTTTATTAAGCTAGCCCTACACAAATCTGAAAGGGCTACTTCATAGATATCATAGTTTCCTTCGTCGGTGTTAAGCCTGGTTGAGAAGGTAACTTTGCGATTTTGCTCGTCGGCTGCGGAAGTTAAAAACCTACAGTATATATAGTTTCCTACATCACCGGTTTGGGTCGTCTCACCTATGTCACCTATAACAAGTCTAGGGTTAGAAAAATCATCACCTGTAAGGTATGAGATCAATCTATTTTGAGTTCCCTTCTGAAAAAAATCAATATCAGGGTTAGAATTATCTAGCTCTATAAAAACTGTGGCATATATAGTTATAATATCGACGTCGGTTTTGTTGATGGTTAAGAGGTTCCCTTCCGCATCTTTAATTAAAGCGTGGGTGTTTACACTTACGTTATGGTTACTAATACCAACTTCAGTTATCGACTCTCCTACGTATTCATCAGCTTCTAACCTGATGCTTTTTGTCCAAGAGCTAACAGGAAAGTCTCGGACAACTTCTTCTGTTGTAGCTCTTTTTCTATCAATCCTATCAAAAAGGGATGTGCGGGTAGGCTCTGGAGTTCCTGTGCCTCTTCCAAACACAATATTATCAAAATAGCTTTCAAACTCTACTAACCGACTATACATACGATTTAAAATAATATTTTCTGCCTGCCCCTTTATCTTTAGTTTATTTGTTTTAGCATCTCTAACTTCAATATCAAAGCGGTTATGGATTTTTGCTTTTGTTTTAACCTTCATTTATAACACCTCTTTTCTATGGGTTAATCACATCTATATGGATAAAGTCTAAATCTAAGTTTATCGCCTTTGCTGTTATTGTTTCTTTCTCTGCAGGCACACCTTTATACTTAACTTTAATAAATTCAAGGAAATAGTCTGTTGATACATTTATATTTTCAGTGAGATTAGGGTTTGAGAGGCGCTTTAAACCTTCTGGCTTAAAGTTTTCAGTAAAACTTTCAACACTTCCAAACTCGCCTGTTAAATTACCTTTTGAAGCGTCATATGAAACTGTAAGCTCACCCTTAACATTTTGAAATCTTTCTGTGCTTAAATCCTTAGTTTCTAAAACTATCTTTAAGTTATCAGCTAAAGCAGTACTTTTTAGAGTTGGTGTAATCAAAGTTTTTTCTGTAGATAAGATAAACTTTAAATAAAAGGTTTTGTCATCTATTACTTCGCCGCTATTTATAGGTTGCCAGTTAGTTTTGTCAAAAGAGATAAAAGAGTCTACCTTTGTATTTTCCGGCTCACTTTTTTCTATCTTAAACATACAGGGGTGTTCAGATTCTATCGCCTTTGTCTGTACTTCTTTAGTAGGCTTGTACACTCCATCGCCTTCTAAAAATGAGATGTGATCAAAGGTTTTTCTTCCTGTCGATGTAAAATACCCTATACCAAACTTACCTTTCTCATATTGATCATCTTCAACTTCTAACATCCAGTTATCCGGCTCTTTATTATCGTCTGGCCAAATTTTAGCTCTTAATTGGTTACCTAAGGCTTGAAATCTAATCCAATAATAAACATCTGTGTCCCATGGATAATCTTTAGAAACTAGAGTGTTTGTACTTGGCGTATAAGATACTATACGGATAATGTCATCTCCACCGTAAACTTCTGCAAAATATCCTTGTTCGTCACCAGAGTCCCCTTTTGCTCTTAAATGCGCCCTTATTTGGTTATTCGATTTACTTTCCGTCTTTGCCTTAATTAAAATTTCACCGTCTTTATATTCTTTGGGGTTTGTTAAAACACATCTTTCTGAATCACTTGTGCTAACAGTTAATTGGCCCTGAGTGTTTATATTATAAGAAAAAGAGCCCCAAAAAGGCTCAAAAACGTTATAATACCATGTTGGTCTATCTATAACCCCATCGTTATTGTTTATAAGATCAAAAGCTGTGTCACCTGCTTCTTCATCAATCTTCCAGTGACCAACTAAAGTGTCATTTGTCCAGATTTCAACATTTGAGATTATGCCATCAAAGTAGTTACCGTCATCACGTTTACCGATTTCAATTCCGTTTGTAGGCTTTAATACTTTGTTAGTAGTGGTAAAGGAATATACTTTTTCACCGTCAAAGAATATATCCACTTCACCCTTTTTGTAACTAAACTCTATATCATGAAATTTGTAGCGCTTGAAGTAGTCCCCATTTGGTCCACCATGTTGCTCGCCATATATGTTTACTCTAGGTTGACCGTTAAATATATAAAGCGCCCAAGCATTATCATTTGACGTATTTACTATTCTTTGGTTACCGCTAGTTGTGTTTGTCATAATGCGAGCCTTAACCCTTAGGTTGTCAGTACTGTACTTTTCAATAAAGGGGATGCTGATATGGTTGTTTCCTTGAAAAAATAGTGATTTTTCTTCTTTACGGGGATTTTCCTCTAAGCTTATATTTTCTTCTGACCATAACGGTACAGCGTCAACTTTTTTAAGTGGATAATCTTTGTCAATCAATGGATCGTTTACATGCTTAAACTCTGTTCCTGTTATAGTAAAAGCATCATTGTTTAGGGTTTTATCTTTAAATTCATTTGTAAGGGCTTTATCAAACTTTATAACCACAAACTTGCCATCTGATTTTTCCCATTTTCTACTCATTGTAGATCTCCTCCACTTTAGGTAAAGGTAGTGATTCTGGCACTAAATTTTTAGGGTAAAACTTTTGCTTAAATGGCTCATAAACATCACCCACTCCATTTTCCGTTTCATTTGCTCTAAATCTTAAAACCCCTTCTTCACCTACGTCATTAAAGTTTGTAAATGTAAGCTTATACGTTTTTTTATCTATCTTTTCAATGCTTTCAGGATAGTACTTTCTATTAAAGTTATCCTCAATTTCAAAGTCAGATTCTTTGTAGTTATAAAGTTCATTTTTCACCCTAACTATTAAAATCTTGCCCCAGTTTTCTTCAGCGTCTGGCATGTTTTCGATATGCATAAAGCTATTGTCTGTGCTGGCATACAAAAGCTTTAAATTTACTTTGTCAGGTTTTATATTTATTGTTTCTTTTAAAGCCGATAAATCTAGGTAATCAATAGGGATAAAGTTTATATTTAAAGTATGTGGCCTAACATGAATTTTTTCAGGTGAAATTGCCATGCCAGCCCAGTTTCTTTTAGTTATAGCCCAGCTTATGGTTTCATTTTCATCTTCGATAATAAAGCCTAAGCGATAGTCGTTTGTTAAAAAGAGGTTTATATTTTGGGCTTTTTTAGCAAACTCTGAAACGGCCCGTTCATTTTCCCATACAAAATTGTTATCTTCTTGCTCTGAATAGTTTCTATAATAAACCTTTCCATCTGTTTTAATGTAAGCTGCTACTACTCCATGGTCATGAACTGGCACAGCTACACTTTTCCAGCCCCGTATGGCCGTAACTTTT from Proteinivorax hydrogeniformans harbors:
- a CDS encoding recombinase family protein; its protein translation is MPHIPYGYKIEKGAAVIDQEAAARVKELYRIYLSGLSLSNAAKEAGIKGYHSTIAKMLTNKRYLGDGYYPQIIDKGTFEQAEAERLRRAEMLGRIREGAAKKKSLKKYLFSMKKPEQLYDDPFKQAEYVYSLIESEVIEDGNE
- a CDS encoding recombinase family protein; translation: MRKVTKIQENESVAAKKTKLRVAAYARVSTDNVKQLVSLDVQKHHYETYIKANSDWDFVGIYYDEGISGTKKENRAELQRLIKDCEERKIDFIITKSISRFARNTTDCLELVRKLTNIGVFIYFEKENINTQYMDSELMLSILSSLAENESISISENSKWAIKRRFKNGTYKISYPPYGYDYVDGSMVVNQKQAEVVKRIFTDALSGKGTERIAQELNSDGVPTKKGGQWRANTIRGILQNEKYTGDLLMQKTYTDETFTRRRNRGELDQYFIENHHEAIISHTDFEAANEAIKQRGKEKGVKKDCSKYLNRYPLSTKVICGECGSTFKRRIHSSKRNKYIAWCCSKHISNIEKCSMIYIREDRIHEAFILMMNKLIYSYKVMLRPLLQSLKSTDYAVNINQAQAIESKIEENAEQLKVLVNLMTKGYLEPALFNSQKNELIEEAKNLKEKKDMLYRSINGEVNRVTELEQLIKYVSRTDAILEFDEDRFEQFVDRIIAFSPTEIGFELKCGITLRERMKR
- a CDS encoding SHOCT domain-containing protein — its product is MEITKITKEQNPLAVSGRKPISHEQLQREFDYHRGEKVLRKMLEKELISQEEFSKIMLLNRKSYSPILAQLMPDKP
- a CDS encoding N-acetylmuramoyl-L-alanine amidase — its product is MTLSNLKTKFMTRNDCYTAGRTITPKGIMVHSTATPGVMAGSWFSRWNKSYRAGEINRQVCVHAFLDDKEIWQYLPWNHRGWHAGGAANNTHIGFEICEPAGHSFRGATMVGYDVKKNEAYFRAAWKNAVDLCVFLCKKHGLTEKDIIGHAEGHRQGIASNHADPDHWFPKHGESMDSFRAAVKIGLKNPKNEDFYVGDIVKIKDAANRYYPNGPQIPSWVKSTNHKITQNRSNGKTVLRGGRKAVLLGKKIHKRTGDESPGIMTWVDKEILELVDVEKEEKGAAPEKLYRVQVGAFGKEENAKALMDRLQKAGFDAYMRYE
- a CDS encoding phage holin family protein, encoding MKEILTYAQIAFAAVGGYVGWFLGGVDGFLYALIAFVVVDYILGVMCAIVERHLSSDIGAKGIFQKVVIFVLVGIANVIDSNVIGDGGAIRTAVIFFYLSNEGISITENATRLGLPVPEKLVEVLEQLKEGEGKDDVK
- a CDS encoding LamG-like jellyroll fold domain-containing protein; this translates as MSRKWEKSDGKFVVIKFDKALTNEFKDKTLNNDAFTITGTEFKHVNDPLIDKDYPLKKVDAVPLWSEENISLEENPRKEEKSLFFQGNNHISIPFIEKYSTDNLRVKARIMTNTTSGNQRIVNTSNDNAWALYIFNGQPRVNIYGEQHGGPNGDYFKRYKFHDIEFSYKKGEVDIFFDGEKVYSFTTTNKVLKPTNGIEIGKRDDGNYFDGIISNVEIWTNDTLVGHWKIDEEAGDTAFDLINNNDGVIDRPTWYYNVFEPFWGSFSYNINTQGQLTVSTSDSERCVLTNPKEYKDGEILIKAKTESKSNNQIRAHLRAKGDSGDEQGYFAEVYGGDDIIRIVSYTPSTNTLVSKDYPWDTDVYYWIRFQALGNQLRAKIWPDDNKEPDNWMLEVEDDQYEKGKFGIGYFTSTGRKTFDHISFLEGDGVYKPTKEVQTKAIESEHPCMFKIEKSEPENTKVDSFISFDKTNWQPINSGEVIDDKTFYLKFILSTEKTLITPTLKSTALADNLKIVLETKDLSTERFQNVKGELTVSYDASKGNLTGEFGSVESFTENFKPEGLKRLSNPNLTENINVSTDYFLEFIKVKYKGVPAEKETITAKAINLDLDFIHIDVINP